The nucleotide window TATCTTCTCGGCCTCTTCCAAGGTGTCCGCGACGCCGACCATTGCTAGTGCCCTAGAGCCAAGGAGTTTCATGTTCTCGTCAACAGAAGCGTAAACGATTTTAGCGCCTTCCTCCTTGATAGCTTCTTCATTCACCATTATTTCAGCGCCTCTAATTGGGTTCTCGGGGTACCCCTTGGGGGCCAGGTACTTAACAACCGTGGCCTTCTCTTGGAACTTGGCACCCCTAACTCGACCCTTAACGATTCCCTCCGCGATCTCAACTAAGTTATCTTCAAGTATGGAGAGAACGTTTATGGCCTCAGGGTCACCGAATCTGGCATTGTATTCTATTATAACCGGGCCTTCCCTACTTAGCATGAATTGGCCATAGAGTATACCCTTGTAAGGATACCCCTCCTTCCTCATGGCCTTTATTGTCTCTTCCAAGGTCCTCAATGCCATTTTCCAGTCTTCCTTAGTTATGAAGGGCAAGATATGATTCGAGCAGGAATAAGAGCCCATACCACCCGTTATCGGCCCCACGTCACCCTCATAAGCATGCGGGTAATCTTGGACAAGTGGCATTGGAATTACATTTCTTCCATCGCTAAACACCTGAAAAGTGAACTCAACGCCATCTGTTCTCTCCTCAATTAGAACCTTCCCATCCTTTTTAATCAGATACTCAGCGTATTCCTTGGCTTCCTCGTTATCCTTAAGCTGGTATCCAACAACTTTAACCCCCTTCCCCCCGGTTAAACCAAGTGGCTTAACGACGACTGGCTTTCCATATTCATCTATCCAGGCCTTCATCTCCTCAACGTCGTCAAAAACCTTGAAAAGCTTCCTTCCTGGGATGTCATTTCGTTCCATGAACTCCCTTGCCCAAGCTTTATTCGTCTCAAGCCTAGCAGCTTCTTTAGTTGGCCCCACCGTAGGAATGCCTTCCCTTTCCAAGGCGTTAACTATCCCAGCCTCAAGTGGAGCCTCAGGACCTATAAAAGCCAAATCAACGTTCCACATCCTTGCAAATCTAACGACCTTTTCAACGTCCGTTTCCTTAGAAATTCCGTAGTCCCTTGATATCCTAGCAAGCCCAGGATTTTTATGTTTGGATACCACGTATAGTTCAGCTCCTCCCCTAGCTAAAGCTTCACCTATAGCGTGCTCCCTACCTCCCCCACCAACGAGGAGAACCCTCATAGTTTTCACCATGTTTAAGTCAAAATTTTTGAATATTAAGGGTTTTCGTTTACAAATTTATGTCAAATAAGTTCATCGGATGAAAACACAGAAAACAAAACATATTTATATTACAAAATGTATCTTTAATCAGGTGAGCGAGATGCTCACGATTGAAGAGGTCATAGGGCTGATTCCAGAGGGTGGCATTATGTCGATAATCCAAAGAGATATAGAATCAAGCGGAGATAAGTATGGCCTCCTGCTTCTCAAGAAACTTCTAGAAAGTGATAAATTTGTCTTCGTTTTCTTATATGAGCCGTTTACAATATTCTTAAAGAATATATCAAATATTGGAGTTAACATTGATAATTATTTGAACAAGAACCTTGAGATATTCGACGTTTTTGGAACCATGAACAAGATAGAACGAAAAAGACCTGGAATCCATATACTTCCAGGTTATATGGATGACATGATATTCATTGGAAAACTCAGGGAGTGGGCAAAGGCTATTCTCGATAAAAGAGAACTTGAAAGGGAAGTATGGATTATGACGTACATGAGCTCAGGAACATGCAAACTCTTTGCAAATCCATTGCTCACCTACAAGATGATCTGGTTCCTTAGAGAAGAAGGCATAAAGAAAGTCGAACCTAAAACTAAGACGAGAACCATAATCACGTATTCCTATCCAGAGTGCCCGATTTTAGAAGATACGATATACTTCTCCTCAGACATCGTTATCGAAACCATGGTTCTAGATAATAAGAAGGTCGGGATAATGACGAAAGGGCCAATGGAAGGTACGATATTCGAGCTATTCAAAGAGGGGGTGTAATGCATGGAGACCGTTTCGTGGGGGATTAAGGAACTCGATAAAGAGATTGGAGAGATAAAAAAGTACTCGCTTATTCTATTCCACCAAGAAGACTCGCTTTCTCGCGGTATTGACGTCTTATATTATATCCTCGCAAAGAAACTAAAGGAAGATGAGCTTATCGGGTACTTTAACATCTCATATCCCCTCCCCCTAGTCCTCAAGGTCTTGTCTAGATTCGGTGTTGACCCTATAAAGGCCCTAGAATCTAGGAACCTAGCAATAATAGACACATTTGGAAGTTTTTATGGAATAAGAACAAACATAAAAGGCGTCTACATGCTTGAAGGGATGCTCTCCTCAGAGACATTACCAGCAAAATATGCGAGGGTAGTAGAACTCCACAAAGAGGACTGGGCAAAGTTTGGCATGTTCGAAGGTAGGAACATATTTGGCTTTGCCATTGCAATCTCATCTTACCTAGAGCTGTTCGGCAGGGTTGATGAAGTTCTCAGGTACATAGAATTATCTTCGGAGATAAGACATGTGCATCCAGCTTACAGAAAATACCCAAGAGGGACTAACTTCTGGCTCTGGATTGGAAAAGGAAACGAGGAAGTTTTTGGTTCAGTATTCAGGAGGGCAGACTATGTTATTAGAACGAGAAGCCACTTGGGAGATGAGGGGATAAAGAGAGAGCTTATAATCCTAAAGACACCAGGGATCTCTGAAGACATAGTAAAATTCGAGTACGAGTTCAAAGACACAAGACCGGTACTAAAGAGGGTTCTCTAATTAACACGTTTATGTTAAAATTAATTAGAAAAACGTATAAATTAGACAATATCATGTTCACTTGGTGAAGGTTGGGATGCCTAAGGTAGGGATAATAATGGGTAGCGATTCTGACCTCCCAGTAATGAAAGAGGCCGCAAAGGTTCTCGAAGACTTTGAAGTTGATTACGAGATGAAGGTGATCTCAGCGCACAGAACACCAGAAAGGTTACACGAGTACGCAAGAACAGCAGAAGAGAGGGGAATAGAAGTTATAATCGCAGGAGCTGGAGGCGCTGCCCATCTCCCAGGAGTTTTAGCTGCGCTAACGATGATTCCAGTTATAGGGGTTCCCATAAAAAGCAAAGCACTAAACGGTCTTGACTCGCTCCTATCGATAGTCCAAATGCCCCCAGGAATTCCAGTTGCAACTGTAGGAATAGATGGAGCAAAGAACGCCGCACTCTTAGCTTTGGAGATTTTATCAATAAAGTATCCTGAGATAAAGGAGAAGCTGAAGAAGTACAGAGAAGACATGAAGAGAAAGGTAGAAGAAAAATCCAAAAAGTTGGAAGAGCTAGGATGGAGGAAATACTTGGAGGGCTAGAGAAGGTGTTTCCTCTTTTCATAATTTTGATCGTGCCAGTCACTACTCCTCGTCCTTAGCTCTATCATGTGAGCAACCATTTCAGCCCTCTTCTTAGCCTCCTGAACGTCCTTGTCCCAGGCTAAAACGACTCCAAGCCTCCTTCCAACGTAAGCTTCAGGCTTTCCAAATAGCCTAACAGTTGCATTCGGAACGCTCAAAGCCTTAGCCAATCCCCTGAACCTCGGGGAGTATCCTTTAACCTTGGCCTTTATCACGTGAGTCGCAGCTGGAATCAGCATCGGGAATAGTCTGTAACCATCAACCCACTCCCCAGGAATTGGAAGTCCAAGGACTGCCCTGAGGTGAAGTCCAAACTCGGAGAATCCTGGGGGATGAGATGCGAGGGTTACCATTCCCGTATCATGAGGTCTTGGAGAGACCTCGTTCGCCCAAACCTTGTCTCCCTTAACGAACATCTCGACGCCGAAAAGCCCTAACCCTCCTAGAACATCCGTTATCCTCTTGGCAATCCTGTAAACCTCCCTCTCAGCCTTTTCGCTTATCTCAGCAGGTTGCCAGCTCGCGTGATAGTCACCATCTATTTGATAGTGCCCAACTGGCTTTGGAAACGTTGTCACTATCTCCCCGTTCTCGTCGAAATGCCTAACGGCTAACTCCGTAATCTCAACGTCGAAGTCTATGTGCTCCTCGACTATTATCTTCTCAGCACTTCCCCTAGCCTTAGTCTTAGCCTCCTCCCAGGCCTTTGGAATATCTTCTGGACCTTTAACGAAATAAGATCCCTTACCAGACGAGCTCATTATTGCCTTGGTGTGACACGGATAACCTATCTTCTCGCAGGCCTCGTAAAGCTCGTCAAGGGTTGTGGCGTACATGTAGCGAGATGTTGGAACCTTAGCCTCCTTGACTAGAGTTTCCCTAAGCCTCTCCCTATGCATAGCGATCCAGGTTGCCCTAGCGTTGGGAACTACAAAGTAACCCTCCTTCTCGAATTCGAAGAGGGCATCCAAGTTTATGGCCTCAATCTCAGGAATTATGGCATCTGGCTTCTCCCTCTCCACGACGCTCCAAAGGAAATCCTTATCCATCATGTTACCAACGTAGGACCTATGGGCTACCTGCATCGCCGGAGCGTTAGCGTAGCGATCAACGGCGATAACCTCGACGCCAAGCCTTTGGGCTTCAATCGCTATTTCCTTCCCGAGCTCACCACTTCCGAGAAGGAGTATCTTCTGGGCAGAGTCAGTTGTTGCGGTTCCGAGTTCATCACGAGGCTCTATCATATGGATCACCTCAAGTTTTGACGTTAAAATGTTAAAAGTTCTAGTTATTTAAGAATTTTTTAACAAAAAGATGACGACCAGACTCATGCCACTTTGGAAATCGTAGTGAGTAATCGACTCCCTTTACATTTGATTATTTTATTTAAAGAATTTAAAGAAAGATTTTTATTTTATTATGTTAAACTCAAAGTTGATGATTCCTTATGTCGAAGTTCGGTCTGTGGTGGATTGGGTGGAACGGCTCTGACTACGAGTCAAGGATGACTGTCGTAAGTAGAAAAGCCACCGTTGAGGACTTCAAGAAGAGAGGCTTCGATAAGATTGTTATTCTCAGTGGAGAAGGGAGGGGAATTAAGTACAGTGGGAGTGGTTACGAAAACGGGTATATGGGCGGGTTGCACTTTGCACAATGGGTACTCTCCGAGATTCTTGGGAATGTGGAGTACTACTATTTCAGCACAGACTTTAAGGTTATGGACATGGTGAGAGAACGATGCCTCGGATGGTGAGCTATTTTTTATCTTTCTCGTTCTTATTCCCATAGCATTGGCGGTTTATTCCACCAACGTCCCGGGTGTGCTGTACGAGGTTAGATACTCAGTCATTTCGAACGGAACCGTTGCTTTAATCCCTCTGTCGGCCTACCAGTACGACTTTCTCTACTATCCAAATAATTCCCTAGCAAGGTTCAGCGAATGGCACTACGTTTTCTACTATAACGGTTCAGAGCTTTACATCCTCAACTTCACCTACGTCTTAGCCCGCCCTCCTAGAATCGCATTCGTCAACGGGAGTTGGTATCTGAACATTACAACTTACACCTACTCGGGCATAGATAGTACAATCTACCGGCTGAATCTGAGAACTTTCTCCATTGTGCCTGTAAAAATCAGCTGGTTTAAACTCCTGAGAGAAAACCATGTTGTTAGCGAGCTCAACGGCTGGAGAATAATCATTCCAAAAGACTTTCGCCTGTTGGATTCAAATATCCCAACGGCTGACGTTGTCATTGCTAATACAGAGGAAAACGCTCGACTCTACTGGGACAGGGTTATCCTAGTGAATTCTTCGAAGTTCCCGATTTAAAACTCGAAGGGAGTATTAAGGCTTATTGCCTCTATCTCGAGAATTCTCGCGTCCGGCTTCCCCCTTTCGACAACCAAGAAGATAAAATCTGCTTTGCGCATATCACCAACATAGAAGTAGTGAGAAACCAGCATCGCGAGAGCGTTTGCATACCTATCCACTGCAATGACTTTGAATGGAAAAACAAGGCACTTATAGCTTCAAGGGACGATGCTCTAGTGAAAGTTGTAAATATAGTGGTGAGACACTACAAGCGTTTGGAGACGTCTCTGTATTGTTCTAGTAGGTAGTAGACGTCAATTTCAAATTTTTAGCATTTTTGATCATCACCTTGTCGTTCGAGACTAGAATTGAATCCGTCATTTGCCGTTGCAATGAAGTACGCATCAATAGCCCTACATCCTGTTTGAAGGGACACTAAAAACGCTAATTCGTTCGGATTCTCAATTAATTTCACCTTTGACATGAGCTCCCTAATGAAGTCTAAAATATCTTCCCTTTTGAATTTTCTTGCCAAAACGCCCGCTAACTCTACCTTAAAGACCTCTGGCTCATAAATCTGAAGTTCTTTTCTTCGACAAGCTTAACTGAATTCTCGGCTAAGCTTCTCCTATAGGAATTTTCTAAAAACAAATCCAGCCAGACTGAGGTATCAATCACAATCATCTCCTCTCCTCCAAGAATTCCTCAACATCTTTTTCACTTAGCTTGAATACTCTTTGATATCTCTTGATTACCTCATAATTTCTCCCTTTCTATTTTAACTCTATTTTAACTATGACCTTCTCACCCTCTCTTAGTTTTAAAGGCTTTAAAGGCTTCAGCACTCCTTTCTCATAAACGGCCTCAATAACTTCCATAACCCCACCACTTTGAACCTTCACCTTCAATCCCTAAATTCCTTCCGCTATTCTCATCGTTATCGTGCTCTCAATCAAAGCGGCGATGAGAATCAATACTACTGAAATTGCTACAAGCTTGAAAAACTCTTTTGCATCTTCCTCCGTGATTATTTCTTCTTTTCTTCCTAAAGCAAACCTCAAAACTTCGTAAGGAATTTTAAAACCAGCAGCCCCAGCAATTATCATTCCAGGAATCTCAAAAACACCATGGGGGAAGATTAGGAGTGGGGTTTTAGGCCCATTTGCATTACGGCCGTCTTAAGCACTGCACCGATAACAAGACTATTTACCATTAAGTTGTGCAATGTTGTCACACCAAAAGTCAATGCACCGCTCCATAACATAATTAACGATTTAGCGTTCTTCTTGACAATTAGGAGGAAAATTTGGAACCTTGGCATATTCAAGAGTAATGTAGGAATAGTACCTAGAGATTGAGTTAGGGAAATCGACGTGCTAAGAACCCCTAGAAGAAGACCAGCAACAAAGAGTAACATAGAAAAACATATCAAGCGTCTCATAGACCTCATAGCCCCAACTGGGTCTTAAGTGCAATTAACACCGTCATCACGGCGAGCGCAGTGCCACTAAGCTTTGCAATGGTAACAGCGTCCGGCTCTGGCGGTTTTGCCGCAACGAAGGCATAGAATAACACCGGAGCAGCTAAGCCCATGAATATGAATGTCCGGTTGCTGAAGTTCACGACATCAAGTAAGTCAAGCACCAGCATAACGTTGGTTAGCCATACCCACCCGAGGAATGCTCGAAAGATGTTCACCTTCGTAAATGTCGACATCGGCATCATCCGTTTCCTCCTGCACCTATTTTTGTTGCAGTCCATGACTAATCACTACCAGCGAGTTCCTGTGGTGCAGGAGGTTGGCCTCAACCACCAGCATCATCAAACCCACCGGATCCTCCGTTAGTGGTTCATCAGCCTTTGGGCCGAACGGAAACGGCCCCCATCAGGTTCAGGTACAACCCTCCGACGCAATGCGTCGTCATCGAATCCAACCATTAATATACAACATAAGGTATTTAAACTTTTCTAATAAGGAGTCCTAAAACCTCAAAAATTCTGTAAAATTTTGGTATCACCAATACCCAAACGAGAATATGTAACGAAAATATTTAAACTTTCCAAAACTATTTAGAAAACAGCCTAAATTCATGCCGTTTAAGATTAAGTTCAAAAGGGGTAATCCTCCAAAAGTTAGTGCATCACCAAAAGAGAGTAGTAGAATACTCTTGGTATTTTTGACTAGCATGCGGATAAAGATGTTGTCTATATTATTTTTGGGTTACATTAACATTTATGATATTGCTTTGAGAAAATAAAAATGTTCTCAAGCACAAATCCTATGAGAAACAGTAAGGATCAAATTACGTTTTATATTTGCCCCCTCCTTTACTTTAAGACTATATGCAATCCTCCTAAGATTGAGAGAACGGCCACTGATGCTCCTCCAAATTTTGCTATCGTCTTTGTGTCTGGCTCTGGTGGTGATGCTATAAGGTAGAGGTAAAGGAAGAGCGGCGGTATTGTGGTCAATGCATAAAACACTATCCCCTTGATTCTTGCTATTCCCAAGACATCAAGCAAAGCGAAAGTATTGTATATCCAAATAGCAATGATAAAGACCCAAAACACGTCCCTCTTGGTGATTCTCACGTTAGCTCCCTCCTTATTAGGTAAATTAGGCCGCTAGTACTTCCTTTTCAGCTCCAAGTCCCCAAGCATTTAATACGAAAACTCTCATTCCCTACACCACATATCTATGTATTTATGAAAGTTAATATTGTTCCCACGACTGCAGATGTCGCCAACACCTTAACCATGAAAATAAGATCAGGCTCTGGAGGCTTTGCTTTCACAAAGAGAAAGAAGAACATTGGGAATATTAGGGTAATTGCTTGAAACGTTGAATTGCCGAACTTCCTGATGCCTGTAAGGTTGAGAAGCACGAGAAGATTATATAGCCATATTGTGGCAACAAAGGCCAAAACAACATTCTTTTTTGTTAACAATGCCATACTACTCACCTGAGCCATTGTTGTTTTCTAATCTATAATGATAAATAAAGTATTTAATATTTATAGCCAACAGCAACACCAAGAGGGGAGTTAAGACCGTAAACAATCCTGCAATAAATGTACCAAGGAACATCGCGGTTTGATATGTGAATGCTTCCCCAGTAGTGGCATATTTATATCCCCAAGTAGCCCATAACGAAACTTGCCATGTCTCTGCTATTTCTGCTCCTCCAACTATCATTCCAATTGCAATCAACACCAGTCCCAACACTAAAGCCTTCTTCCACATTTCAATCACCCCAAGCTCTCGGCAATTTTAAGCGTTACCGTGCTTCAATCAAAGCGGCAATGAAAAAAACGAGCTTGAAAACTCCTTTGCATCTTCCTCACTAATTATTCTATCCTTTTTGCCCAAAGCGAACCTCAACAGCTCGTAAGGAATCTTAAAGCCAGCAGCACCAGCAATAATTAAGGCTGGAATCTCAAAGAGGCCATGAGGGAGTATGAGAAGTAGGGTTTTTATTAAGCCTATCTGATCTATAGTAGTTTTAACGGCTGAACCTAAAATCATGCCATTAAAGGTTAAATCCAGCAGAGTTGTCCCTCCGAATGTTATTGCTCCACTCCAAAGTAAAAGTGCAACTTTAATGTTATGTTTGAAGAAGAAGAACAAAAAGCCCGGATTAGAATCATCAAAAGGATCAAAGCCAAAATAAGCGGAATAATCATTGTGAGAAGCTGAAAATAAACCAGAAATAATTCCAAAAATAAAGAAAAGCATGGAGACATAAATTAATTTTCAAATCATTTTATCACACCATTCTGCATTATGAGTTTGTTTCCTTAGGTTTGCCTCTGTAATGTTTCAATATGATTGCTCCTCCAATGGAATGTAAGGCTAAGACTGGCAGGAGTACCATTAAGCCCACTTTTGTTATGTCTTCAGTAGTATAACCCTCGATTCTCGTTAAATATAGAAAAATCGCTACTGCCATAATCAGACTAACTGCGTAAAGTATCAGAAATGCTTTTTTCTCATCCTTCATTGACCTTAACCTCTTGTTGTTTCTATTAGAGCGAGTATGAGGAGGCTTATTAGGCCTGCAACTATGACTAAGCTGGGAAACGGCAACTGAAGCAACTATAAACCCCATACCAAACAGCAACCACCTAATCTTAGACTCCCTGTAAACCCTAAACGCCCCATACAAGGAAAACCCCGCAACACCAAAGAACACCAGCATGACACCAACATGCCTCAAATCAACCATAGAAACCGAAAAAACAACATAAATCAACGACAACAATGCTATACTACTACCAACCC belongs to Pyrococcus abyssi GE5 and includes:
- the purD gene encoding phosphoribosylamine--glycine ligase — protein: MRVLLVGGGGREHAIGEALARGGAELYVVSKHKNPGLARISRDYGISKETDVEKVVRFARMWNVDLAFIGPEAPLEAGIVNALEREGIPTVGPTKEAARLETNKAWAREFMERNDIPGRKLFKVFDDVEEMKAWIDEYGKPVVVKPLGLTGGKGVKVVGYQLKDNEEAKEYAEYLIKKDGKVLIEERTDGVEFTFQVFSDGRNVIPMPLVQDYPHAYEGDVGPITGGMGSYSCSNHILPFITKEDWKMALRTLEETIKAMRKEGYPYKGILYGQFMLSREGPVIIEYNARFGDPEAINVLSILEDNLVEIAEGIVKGRVRGAKFQEKATVVKYLAPKGYPENPIRGAEIMVNEEAIKEEGAKIVYASVDENMKLLGSRALAMVGVADTLEEAEKIAEAGIRHVRGPVFYRKDVGTKESIEKRIRTMKELGKEFEPNSC
- the purE gene encoding 5-(carboxyamino)imidazole ribonucleotide mutase — encoded protein: MPKVGIIMGSDSDLPVMKEAAKVLEDFEVDYEMKVISAHRTPERLHEYARTAEERGIEVIIAGAGGAAHLPGVLAALTMIPVIGVPIKSKALNGLDSLLSIVQMPPGIPVATVGIDGAKNAALLALEILSIKYPEIKEKLKKYREDMKRKVEEKSKKLEELGWRKYLEG
- the purT gene encoding phosphoribosylglycinamide formyltransferase 2 encodes the protein MIEPRDELGTATTDSAQKILLLGSGELGKEIAIEAQRLGVEVIAVDRYANAPAMQVAHRSYVGNMMDKDFLWSVVEREKPDAIIPEIEAINLDALFEFEKEGYFVVPNARATWIAMHRERLRETLVKEAKVPTSRYMYATTLDELYEACEKIGYPCHTKAIMSSSGKGSYFVKGPEDIPKAWEEAKTKARGSAEKIIVEEHIDFDVEITELAVRHFDENGEIVTTFPKPVGHYQIDGDYHASWQPAEISEKAEREVYRIAKRITDVLGGLGLFGVEMFVKGDKVWANEVSPRPHDTGMVTLASHPPGFSEFGLHLRAVLGLPIPGEWVDGYRLFPMLIPAATHVIKAKVKGYSPRFRGLAKALSVPNATVRLFGKPEAYVGRRLGVVLAWDKDVQEAKKRAEMVAHMIELRTRSSDWHDQNYEKRKHLL
- a CDS encoding stage II sporulation protein M, whose translation is MIIAGAAGFKIPYEVLRFALGRKEEIITEEDAKEFFKLVAISVVLILIAALIESTITMRIAEGI
- a CDS encoding stage II sporulation protein M; its protein translation is MRSMRRLICFSMLLFVAGLLLGVLSTSISLTQSLGTIPTLLLNMPRFQIFLLIVKKNAKSLIMLWSGALTFGVTTLHNLMVNSLVIGAVLKTAVMQMGLKPHS
- a CDS encoding stage II sporulation protein M, coding for MLFFIFGIISGLFSASHNDYSAYFGFDPFDDSNPGFLFFFFKHNIKVALLLWSGAITFGGTTLLDLTFNGMILGSAVKTTIDQIGLIKTLLLILPHGLFEIPALIIAGAAGFKIPYELLRFALGKKDRIISEEDAKEFSSSFFSLPL